The region AGGCAGTTTTCTGTGAAGTTTGGGAAGAATTTGGAGATATTTCTCCAGTTGGGAGTAAAGATTCATACAAACCGGAGTCAAAAGAGTGTATGACTGAtagaagaagaataaaataaagttaaaaaaaaaaaaaatacaaataaataaatgataaaataataaatagaaatatctTTTTTTGACTAGTTTTTGTTGTGTAATTTCAAAATGGATAAAATAATATGGTAATTGAAGTTTGTGTTGTGCAGTTTTGATCTGAGATCATATTTCTGATGTAAAAAAATCACTCGTATGATTTAAGACCAAAGCTTCACTCCCCTCGATACAATTACCGTTATAAATATAACACGTTCACAAAGCTTTCATCTTCAGTATATACCAACTTTTACAAGAAGTCTTCAGTCTGTTTATGTGCACTAGTGTTTTGTTTTACGGTTTTTAATatgaaaattatattaaaaaaagaaggacaAATTCAATggtaacattactttttttttttgttacacaGTAATGTGAAAAAATAGTATCAAAATGATTTTCTGAACCTCTCGATCAGAATCAGTGTAGTATTTAACGCACCATTGTTGAGTGAAGTTAAAAAGATCAGATGGGCGCATTTGTCACAACACGGAGGGTGAAGTGCATGATGGGTGTATGAATAATCTCATGGGTGTCGCTGAATGGTTACTTCCAAAGTAGAGCAAATTAGAAAAACAGAAGCTCATAAATGTATGATTATCAATACATGACATCATGGAAATCGTTATTAAGATGGTTGAAACAGTTACTTCTGGTCTGTGAGCCAATGGGAGGAGAAGTTCTCCAAGTCTGAGGGGCAGTAGCCTCCTCGGCCTCCGCAGCTTTATCGGCTTTATCAGGGAGTTTCACACGATTCATCAACTTTACAGATGATTTGAATCCGTTTTGGACTTAATTTTCAAgaaaaatctgaatacagaaaGTTATTTAAGTTAGCACCATAGCTTAGCTTCGTTCTGCCCACTGGTCCAATTTGGATGAATTGGGGCTCGTTGGAGCCATTGCCAATAATCCACAGTCCAGAGGCCTGAAAACAAGACTTTAATCCAACTCTTCTCAAAACCTGAGTGATGTCACAGATTATTCTTATAAAGCCTATAAACGTACGTATCGCGTATCGCTTGTCTTGTGTAACAGGGCGAACCTACGTACACTGTAGATTCATTGTCGTCAtactgagtgcgtttacatgggaagtttaattcctctttaattcagaaataaagttaaatccaatttaaaatgagtaaaaattaccatgtaaacacctaattccgaatgaaaatggtcattccgaattaaacttaattccgaagtaagtggctggtttattccgattttaaatccgaatagaataattccgcgatcatgtttaCCGGTACACTcgttccgctttaaattaattccggtccttctgcgctgctcgttccctcccccgtctgtctccatgacgcttatattccgcgctgggcttgttttccaaacaaattttcaagatggctgcacgcagtaaacggtggtgaagagcagagaacatttatttaataaatagcttggaggacctggaaataattaaaagaacagatggaaacggGAAACATaacaattgtgagcttttcaaagttgtagcggctaagtttgtttttcttccggtagacataacttccggtccgcccccctatccaatcagaaccttcccaacccccagaccttaagcggaattggataaagccggtcaaacgtgttttcctcaattcggaattactatttccctGTAAACTTGAAGGGAAAAAagtttaattccgaattaaaaaacatgtaaccgtggccgaTGACTCTTTACGTTGCTTGGCCGGTCAGGTTTTTGTTGGGCGCGCATTATAGCCAGGAATACTGCTCCAGAGTTTGCCACTAGGCTATATTTAGGGATACCACCTATTTTAGGggtttctctgattggtttgGTCCAAACCTGAGTGAGATTACGGCGTTCACACCAGACGAAACGAACTTGAGGGAACGAGAACTCGAGTTCGTTTTAAGTGGACTAAAGCCTGTAGGTGCAACTGCACCTTGAAACGCACCAGATGATGTTGCCACTAATGAGGGTGTAGTATGATGTTTAGATGTATTATCTTTAGTCAGCACTTTCCTTGGTTTCAGGGCTGTAACTTTATTCATCTGCACCGTGGTTGgctttacttcctgttttatttcagaTTCACACCTGGTTCGTCGTTTGATGGCCGTCACACACCTGTGTTTTGTTAGTTATTATTTCCTTTGTATATATTGTTCTTCATCAGATTTCACAAAGTTATTATTACAGACATATTAATGAAAGACAGAAGATGTTTCGTAGTTATATTTTAAGATTATTACTGGATTACGTTGAAATTTACAGCTCGGAGGTGGTAACCTATTTGCTTTTATTCTGTTGGGGGATAAAAGGAGGCGCTGGATCTTGGCTCTGGGGAACCTATGTTCAATGACGCACCTCATGACGGTAAAGACTCCCTTCCCATTGGATCACAGACCTGGGATCTTGGGATGCGACCCCTCTTGAATGTTCCCTCTGGACCACAACTGTGAGATAGCCCTCagaactttgtctgctttagtTTGTCGATGTGGTAGCAAAGCTTCAACGCCGGCCCGAGCTTCAGTCCGAGGTACTTCATGATCATGTCGCTCTTTAGGAGTAACAAGGCGTTTCCATCTATCTCCTGAGAAACGCAAAGAAAAGGGTGGTCAAAGGTTCATCACAGCCCGGTAAATCAGCAGCGCAAAGAGAACCGGAAAGCAACGGACTCACGTGTTTCCTAAAGACGTCTGCGTGAGGACCGAGAGCCTGGGGATCTGCGTCCCTGATGAACCAGACGACGTCTTCCACAGACCACGTGGTCGGGTCCTTGTTGGGTGGAGCCTTGGACTCCTGGGACTCTGGAGATGCATTGTAGCCTCCTGGGAGGACAGATATGGCTTTTACTGGTGTGcctcataccccttttccaccaaaccggttccagggcctGTGTACTTCgcgggtccgtgtatcttttggtcattggatttttccatcatgagtgggaatcaaaaaacaaaaaacgattggtttatttgattttccttttaaaacaaaaaacaaatattgaattacactgcattttttctttttctgtgttaatatgatttaacaaagattcaaaatacgcctttattttcgttttctatttcatataagaaaaatgaaattactagtcaacgggaacgaaaaaacgaaccaaaaacaacggtttattcatattcgtgcaccggaagctggcatttacaaccgagtgaacttagttctggatatttgacaggcattcctgtgacaattctctccaggggaagtttgattttaatattttattggtcgggtttacgtgactcggaaatggctctgtatgccgcagttcgggtaaccatggttaccatggcggcgctggaacaacagatcgaggattattttttaaagattgattaaggacttgttccacagcggtttgacgcacaatgacattgcctgcacgttgcagcagatgtgtctcctgcaatgctcagaaatgagcgtcagaagattctgtgctcggcatgatctgaggagaaaaagacgcagagctggagagcgttttgattcaatctatttatgaggtttttattcagatgtccacagtatattgcaaatatacacactgcatgcgacgcgagcgagagtcagcgtcaaaaacagttccatttctttattatttattgtactgtctacactggttgcgagcgacgcagcgccgttttgagctggacttttgtcgcacgccctgcttctattttcttcccgtcggtcgcgttgaaagccggttgaaagttgaaaaaaaagttgaaaacgctgtaggaaacagtcatttcaatacaagaacctcaataaagtggcagctgctggagatcgccaggctggaagattctgataaaataataagatataataagaatcttatcttaatcttattagggcttaatttgtcctggatcctgccggatttctcatgtcctctgcttttcccccacatcccagtaatgatctgacatgctgacatgtttttgctgcatttaacaccacgaacacgctggtcactccagctgttcgctgtttgattgcgtcaccacacgccgttattaattgttcggttttttccccacttattccaccgaataataagcttgttttctgtttagaaagtacaaacgtagggagattacaagtaatcacccatcttttacttgtccctttactcttttaggagttattttaggagtttctttcaggagcgcacgggcgggtgaataaaaggcgagtctccgctgtcaatcaaaagaacgcggtagaacgtggggccgataacgggttcagagcgggtccgatgccacgcagtgcggcgcgacagtcggacgctcgcgtgcagttaggacaggctgttagggagccgtagcctaatttttgttgaccgctttgtactgatcactgatcatcccgatcacgtttgcagtgtacacgtttaaaacccattaagcatgtcggaaggccgttgtggctgagttttgtcattaaacgccataaaacttctgtcggactcagcgtgcttctctgtcagcagcgcgtcatgcaaatatacaggacctaacaataaactctcaagcggctctaaaagtacaggaaagccgcaataccggctatctgtcttgactgggggtgcatgctggagaaggtcgggttggaagaaccctgagagagctccatcagccataccatgaattccggcgtcaggtaaagtttgtgctgcagtgcaatttatacatataatggtaatcacgtggatacctcacgcgtgggactaaattaattcttccaacccgaccttctccagcatgcacccccagtgaacacagatagccggtcattcggccatgatgaatcaaagcgctctccagctctgcgtctttttctcctcagatcatgccgagcacagaatcttctgacgctcatttctgagcattgcaggagactcatctgctgcaacgtgcaggaaatgtgtttgtgcgtcaaaccgctgtggaacaagtccttaatcaatctttaaaaaataatcctcgatctgttgttccagcgccgccatggtaaccatggttacccgaactgccgcatacagagccatttccgagtcacgtaaacccgaccaataaaatattaaaatcaaacttcccctggagagaattgtcacaggaatccctgtcaaatatccagaactaagttcactcggttgtaaatgccagcttccggtgcacgaatatgaataaaccgttgtttttggttcgttttttcgttctgttgacttcatttttcttatatgaaatagaaaacgaaaataaaagcgtaggcctattttgaatctttgttaaattatattaacacagaaaaagaaaaaatgcagtgtaattcaatatttgttttttgttttaaaaggaaaatcaaataaaccaatcgttttttgttttttgattcccactcatgatggaaaaatccaatgaccaaaagatacacggacccacaacatcactgcagtttcatgacggagtgaagactacagattacagattacactcatgtttcactcccaggtttcatattttatttattttctgtttcaacattaaaaaaatctaaaactgttaattttcaatctgatgaacaaaagaaccagaaaccactttcttcatttattactgtgcatgtgcaatccccccatttgtccaatccttgttttcagtatccttggaaacgaataggaaatagagaaaagagttttccactcgctgttttaattcccaatttcgattttcaaacacatcaatgaaatcgggtaatggataacggataatggataacgatccgttttccgtttttattatcaaaccaaaagatgggaaatggattattttggattatttctctatttttattttgtcttttcaaaacaaaaaacggatggccgcgaagtacacggaccttCCAGGGTGTCTCCTGTTTCACATCTGTCCtgattgtccgcacctgtgtctcgttatcccctgtgtatatctagtcttgtctttcccctgctccctttTGGTCCGTaccgtttgctccctccatgttctcctctagttttttggattcctgttttttgttttgtcttggtgatcctgctctgcagcgtttttggttttgttttgttcaataaatcctGCCTTTTTGCCAACtactgcctcctgctctcctgcatttgggtcttcAACAACCACACCGTGAcacagggctggttctggttccagtgctggtgctggttcacaacttgttcaacttgcgaaccggCTGAGAACCagtttgcttttccacagctcaggtgctaaggggagccacgtcattacaagtcactgcaaacgtcagttatttCGCTACGTTTGCATTGGTGCgaaaattgaagcaacaacTAGGTATGTGCTCTAaaaggacttggtccacgtagcacctccatggacacatctctaaaagacaggttttgTCCTCCTCAGACCTGTTagaattttatgaaattgttaaagGTTTGAGGGGTTTGAGTGTAAGATTCTACACAGGTGGTTACTCTCAACACAGGAACACATCCCGGTTTGTATGACAAGATTGtttagctgagttcttctttaggtgaagacaatgaagagaaacagatgttttaaaactgTTCCATCGTGTTTTTCTCAGTTTTAGTGATCTTAGGTATTTGCTGAGTTAGCATCTCAAGTAAGAAACAATCGGCAGGATATATATGGCttaaagtgtgacatgtttaggtTTTTTTAACCACAGATGTTTTCACATAAGGTTCCACATCCGCACCtataacgtacaaaacacctccctttttagtatcAATAGGGCTGGATCGATGACcaccgtgtgcatttctctccttcctctgtggtttgagaaaTGTTTACCTCCGtccggaaaacattgtgcatgatataataaagcttgtaaTAACTTTGAtactgttcactggttttcttatggtgcaccagacaaacggaAACGAGGATCttacagaccactgctgctttgctgcatccagattaattctcatttgaaaatgtctccgtctcccagtcttgctgttgccgttggtcttaacaactccgtcccctccgcttacgtaagcggttctttcctctagtccaggggtcggcaacccaaaatgttgaaagagccatattggaccaaaaacacaaaaaacaaatatgtctggagccgcaaaaagtcttgtataagctttagaatgaaggcaacacgtgctgcgtgagaaaaaagtcgaaatgtcgagaaaaaagttgagaaaaaagttgaaatattgagaaaaaagttgaaatatcgagaaaaaagtcgaaatgttgagaaaaaaattgagaaaaaagtctaaatttcgagaaaaaagtcgaaatgtcgagattgaaaaaggaagaaagaaagaaaaaaaggaaaaaaaagaagaaataaaagagaaaaaaagaagaaagaaaggaaaaaaaaataagaaaaaaaggaaaaaaaaggtcaaacatttttgaaaaagctccaagagcacgtagggcggcgctaaagagccgcatgcggctctagagccgcgggttgacaacccctgatctaaaccagcaaagagttggtgctaccttggaacttgagccagttctttgtcagtggaaacagaaagcccggatCCAAACTcaacactggcccagaaccagaaccagccctggaaccggtttggtggaaaagggggcaAAAGAGGGTTAAAGGTCAGCCTCGCCTTGCGGACGCTCCTCACCTGTCCTGTTCCCTTCTGGAAACGTGTTGGGGCTCGTTGCCGGCTGCCTGCACATGCTCATGGAGGCCGAGCCGTTGGAGAACTGCTGCGAGGAACGAAACCCGTACGAAGACTTTGGCGAGTAGGGCGAGCTGACGGAGTTGAAAGCAGAGTCGCCGGGGTCGACGGAGTAGCGCTTGCCGTCCGACTGCTCTACGTGGTAGTCCTCCGTCATGGACGCTTCAGCTGAGGACACAGACACCGCCATCAGTGACTCAATCTACGTTGACCCGAAGCATCTGCTTACATCATTActgccagtactggagttgaggggggatgaggagggatggcatccccctctgaaataaaaacggtccaaatcatcccccctgtaaaactgccatcccccctttccatcccttatgtcatttcatcaatgaatgtggttttactgctatttcaacatttagagtcatcaccagaaaaataacttatttgacaattttcacctgtttcaagtaaattttcacttgaaataagtagaaaaatctgccagtgggacaagatttatcttctcattacaagcaaaaaatcttgttccactggcagatttttctacttatttcaagtgaaaatctacttgaaacaggtgaaaattgttgttttttccagtgatgagtcttgttttaagtgtaatgagatttttttgactaaaaagagacattttaactagaaataagacaaatattcttgttaagattgtgagtttttgcagtgatccatgttacttatcctgtgaaggagagtcatattgataagttcagaaaagtgttttttattgttgtgttttgatgtatttgatgtaagcccagtggatatttaaagcttacagaaggctgcatttaactgctgctatgtcattcctgcagtatttctgcagctgttttggtcagtgatattatttgtaatatattatagtatttataatcagcacaaattatctgtccccatttgataaaatccaccacccccctgatttttttttacaactccagtactgattactGCTCTCGGAGGTGAACTCTGAGGTACCGTCTGAGTGGTAGGACCCGCCGCTGCGCTGGCTGATGGGCTGGTCGCTGAAGAGGTTTTCACAGTGCAAGCTCCGGCAGAGCTTCTTGAGGAAACGAAGCACGTAGTCGATGCTGTTCACCACCGGCAGGCTGAGGAGATGCTGCTTCCCGTCAAACGTGGCTGGAAGGAGCGACACAGGGAACAAATTTAAGTCATTAAACCATCACCAATGGCACATTTTGCTCAGCATTACCTCAGGTAAGTGGTAgacccatacctgtcaagtctcccgttttggtcgggaatgtaccgtattttacccAGGGCCgcttctagaaaatgatgactatagggctgcatctcagatcagagggggtgcacatgcctggcacgttattcaacactaaattatgcattttcccataatttcaagcagaatgatactagcaaaacaataatatttaaagtgtatttcaaatgctttattgcagcaatattgctgcagaacaaagaaaatgctacatttagtctgggctacctcgcccatcagacaatctagcaacagaaaataaaacatagcaacaaaaataaatatacccataaatatacaggactgtttcagaaaattagaatattgtgataaagtcctttattttctgtagtgcaaaaatgtcatacattctggattcattacaaatcaactgaaatattgcaagccttttattattttaatattgctgatcatggtttacagcttaagaaaactcaaatatcctatctaaaaaaatttgaatattctgggaatcttaatcttaaactgtaaaccataatcagcaatattaaaacaataaaaggcttgcaatatttcagttgatttgtaattaatccatgtttttttaattgcattacagaaaataaaggacacaatattcacatttttctgagacagtcctgtaaacttgctggcgtggttgtgcttgaaccacttccgaatatccatagttactttgtgttaacggtgcAGCAGAGTTTACTTTCctatagagcaggggtgtcaaatgtgcggcccgcaagagattttcatgcggcccgcaagaagtttccaacgcaaaaaaacgtaatgttaatttactaaaaaggaaggcataaataattgccatgaatcgcagcatatccgataatatatttcttctacaaatccatcattattccacaaagagcagttttcaacatttttttagttttctagaatgcatttgccgattttatttctttgtagacggtcgtttatttttattaactgactactattatatatttttgcaggaaaaatatcactgctaaaaaagatgatagaagatatttatttggagaatttcagttttgaacatgaggatagtgacaaagtaaaacagttaaaagagaagtgctgactttttcggcacactggcgtaaatatccgcgccaatttttaaaaataaatacacttaattgtactggaaaaatctccaaatcacaaagaaacactctcggatgtaataagaaagattttgcttttaattaaatttcctataaaaaagcgaaatataaaaaaaacatacttgtttctgtttatctttgtaaaattatattaaaagtatcttacataatttgaaaaaaacccgagaaatttcaaaaaaagatcctgaagaaatatatctTACATAATAAGAGTGTAAACAGAGtgtatatttcctttaaaattaactaaactgatattggattagataacaatagtaaaaaaaaagaattagaaaaaaaattgcaccgt is a window of Cololabis saira isolate AMF1-May2022 chromosome 16, fColSai1.1, whole genome shotgun sequence DNA encoding:
- the LOC133462611 gene encoding sex comb on midleg-like protein 4 isoform X2; amino-acid sequence: MSVPAAAAQNSGSNSNGDMQSAAVAPSFIAGVSGKIPGRKRGRPPLRKMDFPNHYPDSLPPLKVPKKRGRKPGFKLKPRMVMTPLAISPPSSTPEPDMSSIPQDAATIPHSATPQVLTVCIYINKQANTGPNLDRKKIQQLPDHFGPDRPSVVLQQAVQGCIDSAFQQKTVFTLLTQGYGGEKISATFDGKQHLLSLPVVNSIDYVLRFLKKLCRSLHCENLFSDQPISQRSGGSYHSDAEASMTEDYHVEQSDGKRYSVDPGDSAFNSVSSPYSPKSSYGFRSSQQFSNGSASMSMCRQPATSPNTFPEGNRTGGYNASPESQESKAPPNKDPTTWSVEDVVWFIRDADPQALGPHADVFRKHEIDGNALLLLKSDMIMKYLGLKLGPALKLCYHIDKLKQTKF
- the LOC133462611 gene encoding sex comb on midleg-like protein 4 isoform X1 produces the protein MLQMSVPAAAAQNSGSNSNGDMQSAAVAPSFIAGVSGKIPGRKRGRPPLRKMDFPNHYPDSLPPLKVPKKRGRKPGFKLKPRMVMTPLAISPPSSTPEPDMSSIPQDAATIPHSATPQVLTVCIYINKQANTGPNLDRKKIQQLPDHFGPDRPSVVLQQAVQGCIDSAFQQKTVFTLLTQGYGGEKISATFDGKQHLLSLPVVNSIDYVLRFLKKLCRSLHCENLFSDQPISQRSGGSYHSDAEASMTEDYHVEQSDGKRYSVDPGDSAFNSVSSPYSPKSSYGFRSSQQFSNGSASMSMCRQPATSPNTFPEGNRTGGYNASPESQESKAPPNKDPTTWSVEDVVWFIRDADPQALGPHADVFRKHEIDGNALLLLKSDMIMKYLGLKLGPALKLCYHIDKLKQTKF